A genomic segment from Nitratiruptor sp. YY08-10 encodes:
- a CDS encoding NAD(P)H-dependent glycerol-3-phosphate dehydrogenase, with translation MKLGIIGAGKWGSALHFALSKKNDVYITSRHHHNLKNFVSLEEILNLEYLILVLPAQVIGPWLEKHPLKKDHKVLLASKGIDIRQKKFLNEILQQFLPQEHIAVLSGPSFAAEVQKGLPTAVVVSSCNEALAKTYAQTFPDFMKAYVDDDVIGAEIAGAYKNVIAIASGICDGLQLGNNARAALLARGLVEMERFASRFGAKMRTFLGLSGAGDLFLTASSTLSRNYRVGLGLASRKDLDMILHDLGEVAEGVYTVEAIIEIAKEHSIYVPIAHEVYEILHGKDPKLSIIHLLERNSDD, from the coding sequence ATGAAATTAGGCATCATAGGAGCTGGTAAATGGGGGAGCGCTCTGCATTTTGCTCTTTCAAAGAAGAATGATGTCTATATCACAAGCAGACATCACCACAATTTGAAAAATTTTGTATCGTTAGAAGAGATTTTAAATCTTGAATACCTTATACTTGTTTTGCCTGCCCAAGTTATCGGCCCATGGTTGGAAAAACATCCCTTGAAAAAAGATCATAAAGTTTTATTGGCTTCCAAGGGAATTGATATTCGACAAAAGAAATTTTTAAATGAGATTTTGCAGCAATTTCTTCCCCAAGAGCATATAGCAGTTCTTTCTGGTCCCTCTTTTGCGGCTGAGGTGCAAAAGGGGCTTCCTACGGCTGTCGTGGTAAGTTCATGTAATGAGGCTTTGGCAAAAACGTATGCACAGACTTTTCCTGATTTTATGAAAGCATATGTGGACGATGATGTTATCGGTGCGGAAATTGCGGGTGCATACAAGAATGTGATCGCAATAGCCAGCGGTATATGTGACGGATTACAACTTGGCAACAATGCAAGAGCCGCTTTATTGGCGAGGGGTCTGGTAGAAATGGAACGTTTCGCTAGCCGCTTTGGTGCAAAAATGAGAACTTTTTTGGGATTGAGCGGTGCAGGAGATCTCTTTTTGACTGCCAGCAGTACCCTTTCGAGAAATTATAGAGTCGGCTTGGGTCTTGCTTCAAGAAAAGATCTTGATATGATACTTCATGATCTTGGTGAAGTTGCCGAAGGCGTTTATACCGTCGAGGCCATCATAGAGATAGCAAAAGAGCACTCCATCTATGTTCCCATAGCGCATGAAGTATATGAAATTTTGCATGGAAAAGATCCCAAATTAAGCATTATTCACCTTTTGGAAAGGAATAGCGATGATTGA
- a CDS encoding TrkA family potassium uptake protein, whose amino-acid sequence MSEKQEKILLFGYGRYGEQITQSLLSGGYEVYVVDESKEALKRASIHNIENIFLIDIDDDEKLTDLLFDYGFEKIFCAYDDEEKNIYLTITFKALFHNIQVFALCESKESERKLHLAGADRVIDTMEAAANRMFFLVEKPAVAEAFDHILLKDPNIIFKEIVVPKGSFLDGVNIKDINFSKEYDILVIGIVDKELGDHFTFVTRGINHKIDAEDILVVIGKRENIERFEHTLEESKV is encoded by the coding sequence ATGTCTGAAAAACAAGAGAAGATTCTTCTGTTTGGATATGGTCGTTATGGCGAACAGATAACGCAGAGTCTTTTATCCGGAGGGTATGAGGTTTATGTCGTCGATGAGAGTAAAGAGGCATTGAAAAGAGCCTCCATTCATAATATAGAAAACATTTTTCTTATTGATATTGACGATGATGAAAAGTTGACTGATCTTCTTTTTGATTATGGATTTGAAAAAATCTTTTGTGCTTATGATGATGAAGAAAAAAATATCTATTTGACGATTACATTTAAAGCGCTTTTTCATAATATCCAAGTTTTTGCACTCTGTGAATCGAAAGAGAGTGAGCGAAAGCTCCATCTTGCAGGTGCAGATAGGGTGATCGATACGATGGAAGCGGCAGCGAACAGGATGTTCTTTTTGGTTGAAAAACCGGCTGTTGCGGAGGCTTTCGATCATATCCTCCTGAAAGATCCCAATATCATATTTAAAGAGATTGTCGTACCGAAAGGCTCTTTTTTGGATGGAGTCAATATCAAAGATATCAATTTTTCGAAAGAGTATGATATTTTGGTTATCGGTATCGTGGATAAAGAGCTTGGTGATCATTTTACATTCGTCACAAGAGGAATCAATCACAAAATTGATGCGGAGGATATACTGGTAGTCATTGGTAAACGGGAGAATATCGAGCGATTTGAACACACACTTGAGGAGAGCAAAGTATGA
- a CDS encoding potassium channel protein, with product MSFSKFLIDLAFLLDNSPRYKKIKLFFWNLLNNDDYKYKKYFDIFMIFLIISSVIILIEEVTTPISKILYYYDVYVVTGVFLVEYILRFWVYNDIHKIILDEYEESLFLDKKFDTKKVIKQIVKSKLEYIFSPLAIIDLLAILPSYRELRILRVFILFRVFKLLRYSHNLTHFFQVIATKKIELYTLFMLMAFVILVSGISLYVFEDRINPNINSLFDAFYWALVTISTVGFGDITPVTHEGRSITMIIILIGVGMISFATSIIVSAFSEQLEQVRNNRVRHTIRKLTDFYIICGYTNMAQLFIKRLEAEKQPFIVIDQDKKIVESLLLEGKLAVAEDATKKSAFKNIDFDKVKAVLLLTNSDMHNIYIALNVRSFSKKVYLLSRTIDNNSYKKLKLAGVDEVISPYLTSGYFASLILEQPIALQAINDILTARKNALCDQIEVTEGSFLENKPIRDIEVNRFKILILGVVRFHPEKKIKYLQSEFIFNPQEDFVLRANDVLVIMGYSISISSFKSYIIESSLKHV from the coding sequence TTGAGTTTCTCCAAGTTCCTTATCGATCTGGCATTCTTGCTGGATAACTCTCCGCGATATAAAAAAATAAAGCTCTTTTTTTGGAATCTTCTAAACAATGATGATTACAAATACAAAAAATATTTTGACATTTTTATGATCTTTTTGATCATAAGCAGTGTCATCATTCTAATAGAAGAGGTTACGACGCCTATTTCAAAGATTTTATACTACTATGATGTGTATGTGGTTACAGGGGTCTTTTTGGTTGAGTATATCCTACGGTTTTGGGTGTATAACGATATTCATAAAATTATTCTTGATGAGTACGAAGAATCCCTCTTTCTTGATAAAAAATTTGATACGAAAAAGGTGATCAAACAGATTGTAAAATCAAAACTTGAATATATCTTCTCTCCACTGGCGATCATCGATCTTTTGGCTATCTTGCCAAGTTACAGAGAACTGAGAATCTTAAGAGTATTTATCCTGTTCCGTGTTTTCAAACTCCTACGATATTCTCACAATCTGACCCACTTTTTTCAAGTCATCGCCACGAAAAAAATTGAACTCTATACGCTTTTTATGTTGATGGCTTTTGTCATTTTGGTTTCGGGTATCAGTCTGTATGTATTCGAAGATCGCATCAATCCAAATATCAACTCATTATTTGATGCTTTTTATTGGGCCCTTGTGACGATATCAACGGTCGGTTTTGGTGATATCACCCCTGTAACGCATGAGGGGCGAAGTATTACGATGATCATTATTTTAATCGGTGTCGGAATGATCTCTTTTGCGACATCCATTATCGTCTCTGCTTTCAGTGAACAGCTGGAACAGGTTCGCAATAACAGAGTACGACATACAATAAGAAAACTAACAGATTTTTATATCATATGTGGATATACCAACATGGCACAGCTTTTTATCAAACGGCTCGAAGCTGAAAAGCAGCCTTTTATCGTTATTGATCAAGATAAAAAAATAGTAGAGTCGTTACTCTTGGAAGGAAAATTGGCAGTAGCCGAGGATGCAACAAAAAAAAGTGCCTTCAAAAATATAGATTTTGATAAAGTTAAAGCGGTTTTGCTGCTGACAAACAGCGATATGCACAATATCTATATCGCATTGAATGTAAGAAGTTTCAGTAAAAAAGTCTATTTGCTTTCAAGAACAATCGATAACAACTCCTATAAAAAACTCAAACTTGCCGGTGTTGACGAGGTGATATCACCCTACTTGACATCGGGTTATTTTGCTTCGTTGATACTAGAACAGCCAATAGCTCTTCAAGCTATCAATGATATCTTGACGGCGCGGAAAAATGCACTTTGTGACCAGATTGAAGTTACGGAAGGGTCTTTCCTGGAGAACAAACCAATCCGTGATATTGAAGTGAATAGATTTAAAATATTAATATTGGGTGTTGTTCGCTTCCATCCTGAAAAGAAGATAAAGTATTTGCAATCTGAGTTTATTTTCAATCCTCAAGAGGATTTTGTTTTACGTGCCAATGATGTTTTAGTTATTATGGGGTATAGTATAAGTATCAGCAGTTTCAAATCCTATATCATAGAAAGTAGTCTCAAACATGTCTGA
- the gatB gene encoding Asp-tRNA(Asn)/Glu-tRNA(Gln) amidotransferase subunit GatB produces MEFEVVIGLEVHVQLNTKTKMFCSCPTSFADEQNKNTCPTCLALPGALPVINEEAVKKAMMFGWAINATINKKSVFNRKNYFYPDLPKGYQISQFEIPIVENGYLFIDKEDGTKRKIGITRAHLEEDAGKNIHEGDHSKVDLNRAGTPLLEIVSEPDIRSSEEAVQYLKKLHAIVRYLDISDANMQEGSFRCDANVSIRPKGDEKLYTRVEIKNLNSFRFIQRAIEYEVERHIEAWEDGVYDQEVVQETRLFDSQKGVTRSMRGKEESADYRYFPDPDLLPLVIPDSFFEETKDIPELPDEKEERFIKEYGIKPYDAALIASSLETAQFFESMLEEGIEAKNAVTWLTVELAARLNKAGLDITASPVDAKKLAKLVQRIEDKTISGKAAKDVLDFLMENSADVDEAIEKLGLKQISDAGAIEAMIDEILAKNEDKVAEYKAGKEKLFGFFVGQVMKASKGKADPKLVNELLRKKLS; encoded by the coding sequence ATGGAATTTGAGGTAGTTATAGGCCTTGAAGTACACGTTCAACTCAATACAAAAACAAAAATGTTTTGCTCTTGTCCGACAAGTTTTGCAGATGAACAGAATAAAAACACATGTCCAACCTGTCTGGCACTGCCCGGCGCACTGCCTGTAATCAATGAAGAGGCTGTAAAAAAGGCAATGATGTTTGGATGGGCAATCAACGCAACGATCAACAAAAAATCTGTTTTCAATCGAAAAAACTATTTTTATCCGGATCTTCCAAAAGGGTATCAAATCAGCCAATTTGAAATACCGATTGTTGAAAATGGATACCTTTTTATCGACAAAGAGGATGGAACAAAGCGAAAAATAGGTATCACAAGAGCGCATCTCGAAGAGGATGCCGGGAAAAACATTCATGAAGGGGATCATAGTAAGGTAGATCTCAATCGCGCTGGTACTCCTCTTTTGGAAATCGTAAGTGAACCAGATATCCGAAGCAGTGAAGAGGCGGTACAGTATCTGAAAAAGCTCCACGCCATCGTTCGCTATCTTGATATCAGTGATGCAAACATGCAAGAAGGATCATTCAGATGCGATGCAAATGTCTCTATAAGGCCAAAGGGGGATGAGAAGCTTTATACCCGTGTAGAGATAAAAAACTTAAACTCCTTTCGATTTATCCAAAGAGCTATCGAGTATGAAGTTGAACGACACATTGAAGCGTGGGAAGATGGTGTATATGATCAAGAAGTGGTACAAGAAACTAGACTATTTGATTCGCAAAAAGGCGTAACACGAAGTATGCGAGGAAAAGAAGAGAGTGCAGATTATCGGTACTTTCCTGATCCAGATCTTTTGCCACTTGTTATTCCGGATAGCTTTTTTGAAGAGACAAAAGATATTCCGGAGCTTCCTGATGAGAAAGAGGAGCGGTTTATCAAAGAGTATGGAATAAAACCGTACGATGCTGCGCTTATTGCTTCATCTTTGGAGACGGCTCAATTTTTTGAATCGATGCTGGAAGAGGGGATTGAAGCGAAAAATGCAGTAACATGGCTCACCGTAGAACTCGCAGCACGTTTAAACAAAGCAGGATTGGATATTACAGCATCACCGGTAGATGCGAAAAAGTTAGCAAAACTGGTTCAACGTATCGAAGATAAAACGATCAGTGGAAAAGCTGCAAAAGATGTGCTTGATTTCTTGATGGAAAACAGCGCTGATGTGGACGAAGCCATCGAGAAACTCGGATTAAAACAGATTAGTGACGCTGGTGCAATTGAAGCGATGATTGATGAAATCTTAGCTAAAAACGAGGACAAGGTTGCCGAATACAAAGCCGGTAAGGAAAAACTTTTTGGCTTCTTTGTGGGGCAGGTCATGAAAGCGAGCAAAGGAAAAGCCGATCCGAAGCTCGTCAATGAACTTTTGAGGAAGAAGCTCTCTTGA
- a CDS encoding YchJ family protein, whose product MKSFANKPCPCGSKKKYKKCCMRLHKGKCAESAIELMKSRYSAYATKNYIYIVKTEYPSKQTNSEEIKKFCEYSFNKLEIIDFVQNDQEAFVEFKAYINDFILHERSRFVKEDGIWYYVDGVIFD is encoded by the coding sequence ATGAAAAGTTTTGCAAATAAACCTTGTCCTTGTGGCAGCAAGAAAAAATATAAAAAGTGCTGTATGCGATTGCATAAAGGCAAATGTGCAGAATCGGCGATAGAGCTTATGAAAAGCCGATACAGTGCATATGCGACAAAAAATTATATATACATTGTAAAAACAGAGTATCCATCAAAACAGACAAATAGTGAAGAGATCAAAAAATTTTGCGAATACAGTTTCAATAAACTCGAAATAATCGATTTTGTGCAAAATGACCAAGAAGCCTTTGTAGAGTTCAAAGCATACATAAATGATTTTATATTGCATGAAAGAAGTAGGTTTGTAAAAGAGGATGGCATCTGGTATTACGTCGATGGTGTTATCTTTGATTAA
- a CDS encoding thiamine phosphate synthase yields the protein MKKHLNGFSYFITDPSQYGSSPVAFKVYLLKVLRKHSVKYILYRDKKSFQKRKALALLQIAKKGGAIPVIHSDLKLARRYRFFGIHIPSNEFEKIVRAKRAGLMTFVSTHSQEEIEKALHLGADFVTFSPIFSTPGKGKPKGLRALRNVCKKFPKRVIALGGIVGYKQIRKVLRAKAVGFASIRYFS from the coding sequence ATGAAAAAGCATCTTAATGGATTTTCCTATTTCATAACAGATCCATCACAATATGGAAGCAGCCCCGTCGCCTTCAAAGTCTATTTACTTAAAGTGTTGCGAAAGCATTCTGTGAAGTATATCCTCTATCGGGACAAAAAAAGTTTTCAAAAAAGAAAAGCACTTGCACTTTTACAGATAGCAAAAAAAGGTGGTGCTATCCCTGTTATACATTCTGATCTAAAACTTGCAAGAAGATATCGGTTTTTTGGTATTCACATTCCATCAAATGAATTTGAAAAGATTGTGCGTGCCAAAAGAGCCGGTCTTATGACTTTTGTCAGTACCCATTCCCAAGAAGAGATTGAAAAAGCTCTCCACCTTGGAGCTGATTTTGTCACATTCAGTCCAATTTTTTCTACACCAGGCAAAGGCAAACCAAAAGGGCTCCGAGCCCTTAGGAACGTATGCAAAAAATTTCCAAAAAGAGTTATTGCCCTTGGTGGAATTGTAGGCTATAAACAGATACGAAAAGTGTTGAGAGCAAAAGCAGTTGGGTTTGCTTCAATCAGGTATTTTTCATGA
- a CDS encoding F0F1 ATP synthase subunit A: protein MEGIFTFLGVISENHTFLFVSHMLLAALLTLVVAKLATKRLQVVPAGCQNVMEAYLEGVVAMGRDVIGESYAKKYLPLVATLGLFIFFANLMEIIPGFEPPSGNINFTLALALIVFIFYNFEGIRKNGVIHYFAHFAGPVKLLAPLMFPIEIVSHISRIISLSFRLFGNIKGDDLFVWVLLMLAPWIVPLPGFALMTFSAFLQTFIFMILTYVYLAGAVLLHEESL, encoded by the coding sequence ATGGAAGGGATCTTTACGTTCTTGGGTGTGATTTCGGAAAACCACACCTTTTTGTTTGTTTCTCATATGCTGCTTGCGGCACTTTTAACATTGGTTGTAGCAAAGCTTGCTACAAAAAGATTGCAGGTCGTTCCGGCAGGCTGTCAAAATGTTATGGAAGCCTATTTGGAAGGTGTTGTGGCAATGGGCCGGGATGTAATCGGTGAGAGTTATGCGAAAAAGTATCTGCCTCTTGTAGCTACATTGGGTCTTTTTATCTTTTTTGCAAACTTGATGGAGATCATTCCTGGATTTGAACCACCTTCAGGCAACATCAACTTTACGCTTGCCCTCGCTCTAATCGTTTTTATTTTTTACAATTTCGAAGGTATACGAAAAAATGGTGTTATCCACTATTTTGCACATTTTGCAGGTCCGGTAAAACTTTTGGCACCACTTATGTTTCCTATCGAAATCGTTTCTCATATCTCAAGAATCATCTCTTTGTCGTTCCGACTTTTTGGGAACATCAAAGGGGATGACCTTTTTGTATGGGTACTCTTGATGCTTGCTCCTTGGATTGTGCCGTTGCCGGGATTTGCATTGATGACATTTTCAGCATTTTTACAAACATTCATTTTTATGATTTTGACATATGTCTATTTGGCAGGAGCAGTCCTTCTTCACGAAGAGTCTTTATAA
- a CDS encoding TIGR02757 family protein translates to MNLKRILEQEYQKRDVTGELSYEKPDPLLIASRYKDEKIALICALFSYGNAKQIVSFLDKLDFSILQESHFEQIRFPYYRFQTSQDVANLFLALRSIDSLEKIFMDAYKKRKSVMDGIAALIQKIYEANPYRSKGYRFLVGSIPPPNRMKGVGAYKRWHMFLRWMVRKDRLDMGLWKEVDTGDLIIPLDTHTFRVGQKLGLLHRKTQDLYAAYLLTQSLKKFDPKDPLKYDFVLYRLGQEHLVVS, encoded by the coding sequence TTGAATCTTAAAAGAATTTTAGAACAAGAGTATCAAAAAAGAGATGTAACCGGTGAACTCTCATATGAAAAGCCAGATCCACTCCTAATTGCTTCACGGTATAAAGATGAAAAAATAGCTCTCATATGCGCTCTTTTTTCCTATGGGAATGCAAAACAGATTGTCTCTTTTTTGGATAAACTCGATTTTTCAATATTGCAAGAGTCTCATTTTGAACAAATACGTTTCCCATATTATCGTTTTCAAACTTCGCAGGATGTGGCAAATCTGTTTCTTGCACTTCGATCCATTGATTCTTTGGAAAAAATTTTTATGGATGCATATAAAAAAAGAAAGAGTGTCATGGATGGAATTGCTGCACTCATCCAAAAAATTTATGAAGCCAATCCCTATCGCTCCAAAGGATACCGATTTTTAGTGGGATCAATTCCGCCACCAAATCGTATGAAAGGTGTAGGCGCGTATAAGCGATGGCACATGTTTCTACGCTGGATGGTTCGAAAAGATAGACTGGATATGGGATTATGGAAAGAGGTTGATACAGGTGATCTCATTATACCTTTGGATACGCATACGTTTCGTGTCGGACAAAAACTTGGCTTACTCCACAGAAAAACACAGGATCTTTATGCTGCCTATCTCTTGACACAATCGTTAAAAAAGTTTGATCCTAAAGATCCATTGAAATATGACTTTGTCTTGTATCGACTCGGACAGGAGCATTTAGTCGTTTCTTAA
- the lptB gene encoding LPS export ABC transporter ATP-binding protein — MHRLVAKGLYKEIKKKPIVRGVTLEVQSSEVVGLLGPNGAGKTTTFYMICGLIHPTKGSVILDDEEITKLPLHEKAKKGIGYLPQESSVFKDLTVEENLYIAAESAYGSVQERDKVVEDLLELFGIEPIRHRKGIALSGGERRRCEIARSLVMKPKFLLLDEPFAGVDPIAVADIQKVIGELKKAGIGILITDHNVRETLSVCDRAYVLKDGEILASGSSEEVAEDPMVRKFYLGENFKF, encoded by the coding sequence ATGCATCGATTAGTTGCAAAAGGTCTCTATAAAGAGATTAAGAAAAAACCGATAGTCAGGGGGGTAACCCTTGAAGTGCAAAGCTCTGAAGTAGTAGGACTTTTAGGTCCCAACGGAGCTGGTAAAACTACAACTTTTTATATGATATGTGGACTGATTCATCCCACGAAAGGTTCAGTTATACTGGATGATGAAGAGATAACCAAGCTCCCTTTGCATGAAAAGGCAAAAAAAGGGATCGGATATCTTCCACAAGAATCGAGTGTTTTTAAAGATTTGACTGTCGAAGAGAATCTCTATATAGCCGCAGAATCTGCATATGGCTCGGTTCAGGAGCGTGATAAAGTAGTAGAAGACCTGCTGGAGCTTTTTGGAATTGAGCCGATACGTCACAGAAAAGGGATCGCTCTGAGTGGAGGTGAACGCAGAAGATGCGAAATAGCAAGATCACTTGTGATGAAGCCAAAATTTTTACTACTCGATGAGCCATTTGCAGGAGTAGATCCTATAGCCGTAGCAGATATTCAAAAAGTGATCGGGGAACTGAAAAAAGCCGGTATTGGTATTCTGATAACCGACCATAACGTTCGAGAAACTCTTTCAGTATGTGATAGGGCATATGTACTCAAAGATGGCGAAATTTTGGCTAGTGGTAGTTCAGAAGAAGTAGCCGAAGATCCTATGGTACGAAAGTTCTATTTGGGAGAAAATTTCAAATTTTGA
- the tsaE gene encoding tRNA (adenosine(37)-N6)-threonylcarbamoyltransferase complex ATPase subunit type 1 TsaE — MKFELDQHHLEPVVSCIQNSKKNIILLEGDLGAGKTTLVKAFAKSLGQEGVTSPTFSIQQVYGDKIYHYDLYNAGFAKFMELGLFEELEKPGYHFIEWPDENLKNFLKELGYEYLEIEIVPKNEKREYRCID, encoded by the coding sequence ATGAAGTTTGAACTCGATCAACATCATTTGGAACCTGTTGTTTCATGTATTCAAAACAGCAAAAAAAATATAATTTTGCTTGAAGGCGATCTTGGTGCAGGAAAAACGACTCTCGTCAAAGCATTTGCAAAAAGTCTCGGACAAGAGGGTGTAACATCTCCCACCTTTTCCATACAGCAAGTATATGGAGACAAGATTTATCATTATGATCTGTATAATGCAGGATTTGCAAAGTTTATGGAATTGGGACTTTTTGAAGAGCTTGAAAAACCGGGATACCATTTCATAGAGTGGCCCGATGAGAATCTCAAAAATTTTTTAAAAGAACTGGGATATGAATATTTAGAGATTGAGATTGTTCCAAAAAACGAGAAAAGAGAGTATCGATGCATCGATTAG
- the trpD gene encoding anthranilate phosphoribosyltransferase, giving the protein MFEKLFNNELSEQEARAFLIELYKKGERAEDIAEAAKIMREHSIKLPISKNLQEKLIDVVGTGGDKSGSFNVSSTVALLLPSLGSYVAKHGNRSITSKSGSADMLEALGIELDLTPEKQVEILQKCGFCFIFAKNHHPVMKHIMPIRKSIPHRTIFNILGPLTNPAGAKKYLLGVFDKEFVPKLAEALKELGAKKALVVSSEEGMDEISISGKTYVAELNNGHITYYEIAPEDYGLQRASFESILGGDAIENAEITRAILSGEESGPKRDMVLLNAGAALYVDGKASSIREGVEMAMEAIKSGKAQEKLNQIIQVSKELLHEV; this is encoded by the coding sequence ATGTTTGAAAAACTGTTTAACAATGAACTCAGTGAACAAGAAGCAAGAGCATTTTTAATTGAACTCTATAAAAAAGGTGAGAGGGCCGAAGATATTGCAGAGGCTGCTAAAATTATGCGAGAGCACTCTATCAAACTTCCTATTTCTAAAAATTTACAGGAAAAACTTATCGATGTAGTTGGGACAGGTGGCGATAAAAGTGGCAGTTTCAATGTTTCAAGCACTGTGGCTTTGCTGTTGCCGTCACTTGGCAGTTATGTTGCCAAACATGGCAATAGAAGCATCACCAGTAAAAGTGGCAGTGCAGATATGCTTGAAGCGCTTGGAATTGAACTTGATTTAACTCCGGAAAAACAGGTGGAAATATTACAAAAATGCGGTTTTTGTTTTATTTTTGCCAAAAATCATCATCCTGTAATGAAACATATTATGCCGATTCGAAAAAGCATTCCTCATCGAACTATTTTTAACATTTTAGGACCTCTTACCAATCCAGCTGGAGCGAAAAAGTATCTGTTGGGTGTTTTTGATAAAGAGTTCGTACCAAAACTGGCTGAAGCCTTAAAGGAGCTTGGAGCCAAAAAGGCACTTGTCGTATCAAGCGAAGAGGGTATGGATGAGATCAGTATCAGCGGAAAAACGTACGTTGCAGAGCTAAATAACGGTCATATTACATACTATGAAATCGCTCCTGAGGATTATGGCCTCCAAAGGGCTTCTTTTGAATCGATTCTTGGTGGCGACGCAATTGAAAATGCCGAAATTACGAGAGCAATATTGAGTGGAGAAGAGTCAGGGCCCAAAAGAGATATGGTGCTTCTGAATGCTGGAGCGGCACTCTATGTCGATGGAAAAGCTTCATCGATAAGGGAAGGGGTAGAAATGGCAATGGAAGCGATAAAGTCTGGCAAAGCGCAAGAAAAGCTCAATCAGATCATACAGGTTTCGAAAGAGTTGCTCCATGAAGTTTGA
- a CDS encoding RNA-binding S4 domain-containing protein, whose amino-acid sequence MRIDKFMNAVNIVKRRSVAQDMIKNEVVLLNGLVAKASKDVKIGDIITIKYLKGDKSYKVLAIPTTKNVPKARMHEYVEEL is encoded by the coding sequence GTGCGAATCGATAAGTTTATGAATGCGGTCAATATAGTAAAAAGAAGAAGCGTTGCACAGGATATGATCAAAAATGAGGTTGTTTTACTCAATGGCCTGGTGGCAAAAGCGAGCAAAGATGTCAAAATAGGTGATATCATTACCATTAAGTATCTCAAAGGAGATAAAAGCTACAAAGTTTTAGCGATTCCTACCACAAAAAATGTTCCAAAAGCAAGAATGCATGAATATGTAGAGGAGCTTTAA
- a CDS encoding methylated-DNA--[protein]-cysteine S-methyltransferase yields MKNSLKNMELYSGYYVSPIGIIEIVANDQNLMQIHFVQEQNEEKINELIWDTKEWLRNYFSKKIVPFHVPLVKAKSDFSQRVREVVQDIPFGSCLTYQEVARQSGNAKAAQAVGQIMKHNPYAIVVPCHRVISKQGIGGYNGGIEIKKALLEFEGCESISL; encoded by the coding sequence ATGAAGAATTCATTAAAAAATATGGAATTGTATAGCGGTTATTATGTTTCGCCAATAGGTATCATTGAAATTGTCGCGAATGATCAAAATCTTATGCAGATTCATTTTGTGCAGGAGCAAAATGAAGAAAAGATAAATGAACTTATTTGGGACACGAAAGAGTGGCTTAGGAACTATTTTTCGAAAAAAATAGTCCCCTTTCATGTGCCACTGGTAAAAGCAAAAAGCGATTTCTCACAAAGAGTGAGAGAAGTCGTACAAGATATTCCATTTGGTTCTTGTTTGACATATCAAGAAGTGGCAAGACAAAGTGGAAATGCAAAAGCTGCCCAAGCTGTAGGTCAGATTATGAAACACAACCCTTATGCTATCGTAGTACCTTGTCATAGAGTTATTTCAAAACAAGGAATTGGTGGCTATAATGGTGGCATTGAAATCAAAAAAGCATTATTGGAGTTTGAAGGGTGCGAATCGATAAGTTTATGA